Genomic window (Sulfurovum sp. NBC37-1):
ATTAGATGGCACAGCCGTGCTGGTCAGGGTGCTGTAAGTGGTGCCAAAGGTCTGGGAGATGTTGTTGCAACAACAGGAAAAGAAGTACAGGCATTTGCTCTTTATGGTTCAGCCAAAAGAGGTGCTGCGCTAAGGGCATACAACCGAATTGCCGATGAGCAGATCCTAAACCATGCAAAATTCATGCATCCTGACTATGTATTGGTCATCGACCCGGCATTGGCCTATACAGATACGATTACTGAACATGAGAAAGATGAAACAAAATATATCATTACTACACACCTCGGTAAAGATGAACTGATCGCGGGCATTCCTGACCTTCAGGGGAAGGAAGACAGAGTATTTGTCGTCGACTGTATTCAGATCTCTCTCGATACCATTGGTAGATCCATGCCTAACTCACCGATGTTGGGTGCTTTTGTAAAAGTATCGGGTATGTTTGAACTGGATTACTTTTTGGAAAATATGAAAAGAGTGCTTAAAAAATTCCCGCAAAAGATCATTGATGCGAATATGGAAGCAATAACCAGAGCATATAACGAAGTTAAATAAAGGGGAAGACAATGCAAGATTTACATTTATGTGCAGCAGAAAAAAGAGGAATTCATCAGCTTGGCGGTGATGAGCGTGTAGGATGGGATGAAGTGACACAGGGTATCATACTTACTTCTTTTGAAGGAGATGCCTCAGAAATTGTTCACCAAAAAGCGGAACAGAGACATTATTCGGATTTCAACTCCTATACGGCATCGGTGGCTTCCTGGAGAGTGGAAAAGCCGGTATTTAACATCGATGTATGTATCGATTGTCAAAACTGTTGGGTATGGTGCCCGGATACATCTATTATCTCTAGAGACAAGCAGATGCTGGGGATCGATTATGACCACTGTAAAGGATGCGGGGTATGTGTTGAAGTATGTCCGACAAACCCGAAATCGCTTTTAATGTTCAATGAGCAGTCTGGATTGGATGAAGCACTTGCTGCATGGCCAGAGAAAAAGAAAAAAGAAGAGAAGTAAGGAACTGTAATGGCAGAAAAATTTGATTTAAATGACAGAGAAGTCTGGGACGGTAACTATGCTGCTTCCCAGGCACTGAGACAGGCACAGATTGATGTTGTTGCGGCGTATCCTATTACGCCTTCAACCCCTATTGTTGAAAATTATGGAGCCTATGTAGCGAACGGATATGTTGACGGTGAATATGTAATGGTCGAGTCTGAACATGCAGCTATGTCCGGATGTGTAGGTGCTTCTGCAGCAGGCGGACGTGTCGCTACGGCTACTTCTTCTCAGGGATTCGCCCTTATGGTCGAGGTACTATACCAGGCATCCGGCATGAGACTCCCTATCGTACTAAACGTGGTAAACAGAGCATTGGCTTCGCCGTTGAATGTACGTGGTGACCATGGCGACATGTATCTTGGTAGAGATTCCGGTTGGATCCAGATAGATGCATTCAATGCACAGGAAGCTTATGACTTGGTATTATGTGCATTTAAGATTGGTGAGGACCACTCGGTAAGACTGCCGGTCATGGTACATCAGGACGGATTCATCACTTCGCATACGGCTCAGAATATCTATCCGTTGACAGATGAGGCGGCATATAACTTCATCGGTGATTTTCAGCCGGTTGATGATCTTCTTGATTTCTCCAGACCTGTGACGTACGGTGCACAGACGGAAGAAGACTGGCACTTTGAGCATAAAGCGAAGCAGCATAAAGCGCTGATGGATTCACGCCCGGTTATCGATGAGGTTTTTGCCGAATTTGAGAAACTCAGCGGAAGAAAATACAACAGGGTTGAAACCTATATGATGGAAGATGCCGATGTTGTTATCGTGGGACTAGGTAGTACGGTTGAGACGGCAATTGTGGCAGCGGAAGAGTTGAGAGAAGAAGGTGTCAAAGCGGGTGTAGTTGGGATCAGAGTATTCAGACCGTTCCCGTTCGATCAGGTAAGAGAAGCACTTAAAGGTGCCAAGGCGATCGCCGTTCTGGACAGGTCAAGCCCAGGCGGTGCGATGGGGGCCTTCTTCAACGAAGTGTCCGCAGCACTCTATTCAACAGATACGAGACCGCTTGTAACGAACTATATCTACGGTCTTGGCGGACGTGATTTTTCCATCGATGAAGCAAAAAGAATATTTAAAGAGCAGCAGGCAAATGCAGATGCTGGACATATTACAACAGATATCCAACAGTTCTCAGGACTTAGAGGTCCACACCTTGGATACTTCCAAACACAAAGAGGTTAATCATGGCTATTACATCAATTAAGAACTTAAAAGAATTTTCGACAAATAATGACAGATTTGAGGGTGCACATACCCTGTGTCCGGGATGTGCCCACTCTATGATCGTCAGAGAACTTATGAATTGTACAGAT
Coding sequences:
- a CDS encoding 4Fe-4S dicluster domain-containing protein, giving the protein MQDLHLCAAEKRGIHQLGGDERVGWDEVTQGIILTSFEGDASEIVHQKAEQRHYSDFNSYTASVASWRVEKPVFNIDVCIDCQNCWVWCPDTSIISRDKQMLGIDYDHCKGCGVCVEVCPTNPKSLLMFNEQSGLDEALAAWPEKKKKEEK
- a CDS encoding 2-oxoacid:ferredoxin oxidoreductase subunit alpha gives rise to the protein MAEKFDLNDREVWDGNYAASQALRQAQIDVVAAYPITPSTPIVENYGAYVANGYVDGEYVMVESEHAAMSGCVGASAAGGRVATATSSQGFALMVEVLYQASGMRLPIVLNVVNRALASPLNVRGDHGDMYLGRDSGWIQIDAFNAQEAYDLVLCAFKIGEDHSVRLPVMVHQDGFITSHTAQNIYPLTDEAAYNFIGDFQPVDDLLDFSRPVTYGAQTEEDWHFEHKAKQHKALMDSRPVIDEVFAEFEKLSGRKYNRVETYMMEDADVVIVGLGSTVETAIVAAEELREEGVKAGVVGIRVFRPFPFDQVREALKGAKAIAVLDRSSPGGAMGAFFNEVSAALYSTDTRPLVTNYIYGLGGRDFSIDEAKRIFKEQQANADAGHITTDIQQFSGLRGPHLGYFQTQRG
- a CDS encoding pyruvate flavodoxin oxidoreductase subunit gamma, with translation MTEIRWHSRAGQGAVSGAKGLGDVVATTGKEVQAFALYGSAKRGAALRAYNRIADEQILNHAKFMHPDYVLVIDPALAYTDTITEHEKDETKYIITTHLGKDELIAGIPDLQGKEDRVFVVDCIQISLDTIGRSMPNSPMLGAFVKVSGMFELDYFLENMKRVLKKFPQKIIDANMEAITRAYNEVK